The Mesobacillus jeotgali genome window below encodes:
- a CDS encoding aldose epimerase family protein, giving the protein MEVLKERFGQIGSLPVYSFTLKNDHGMEVKAINYGCIITKMNVPDRDGEFENIVLGHDTLDEYLNDPYFLGAVVGRVAGRLKGGSFELDGKSFTLAQNDNTNHLHGGLKGFDKVVWDAKVIDDGVLFSYMSKDGDEGYPGNLYIEIIYRLNNDNELSIQYRAQTDQKTLLTVTNHSYFNLSGNLKRDVLEHSLQLKSSRFLELDEEFLPTGSVLDVEDTPFDFTKGGIVKTGAESNHPQNVLVGHGYDHPFLLDKNHDLEIVLKDPESGRTLTVETDEPAVVVYSGNSLKEEGSFRGVPSRKHLGICLETQNYPDSIHHPHFPSMVLDKGEMYASITKYKFGLE; this is encoded by the coding sequence ATGGAAGTCTTGAAAGAAAGATTTGGCCAAATCGGCAGCCTTCCTGTATATTCATTTACTTTGAAAAATGACCACGGGATGGAAGTTAAGGCCATTAATTATGGCTGTATCATCACGAAAATGAATGTTCCCGATCGAGATGGGGAATTTGAAAATATAGTTCTTGGCCATGACACACTTGATGAGTATTTGAACGACCCTTACTTCCTAGGTGCTGTAGTCGGGAGGGTGGCAGGACGCCTAAAAGGCGGCAGTTTTGAACTGGATGGTAAAAGTTTTACTCTGGCCCAAAACGATAACACCAACCATCTCCATGGCGGATTGAAGGGCTTTGACAAGGTGGTATGGGATGCAAAGGTCATTGATGACGGGGTTCTGTTTTCCTATATGAGTAAGGACGGCGACGAAGGCTATCCTGGAAATCTGTACATAGAAATAATTTACAGACTGAATAATGACAATGAATTATCGATCCAGTATCGGGCGCAAACGGACCAAAAGACACTGCTTACTGTCACTAATCATTCGTATTTTAATTTGAGCGGCAATTTGAAACGGGATGTTTTAGAGCATTCTTTACAACTGAAAAGTTCGCGTTTTCTTGAGCTGGACGAGGAATTCCTGCCGACCGGCAGTGTTTTGGATGTCGAAGATACGCCATTTGATTTTACAAAGGGTGGGATTGTAAAAACGGGAGCAGAATCAAATCACCCACAAAATGTTCTCGTGGGGCATGGATATGACCATCCCTTTCTATTAGATAAAAATCATGATCTTGAGATTGTTCTGAAGGACCCAGAAAGCGGGCGTACCCTGACGGTTGAAACGGATGAACCTGCTGTTGTTGTGTACTCGGGCAATTCTCTAAAAGAGGAAGGAAGCTTCAGAGGCGTTCCTTCCAGAAAGCATTTGGGAATCTGTCTCGAAACACAAAACTATCCTGATAGCATACATCATCCTCATTTTCCATCGATGGTTCTCGACAAAGGGGAGATGTACGCGTCTATCACAAAGTATAAATTTGGATTGGAATAA
- a CDS encoding aldo/keto reductase, producing MKYRELGNTGIKISEVSFGTWAIGGSWGKTNDEEALRSLEYAIDQGVNFFDTADVYGDGHSEELLAKATKGKEDQIHIATKFCRQGDIFDPKNYSYETVRSYCEDSLRRLNREAIDLYQIHCPATEILRDGSVFEVLDRLQAEGKIRHYGVSVETVEEGLISLENPNVKSLQIIFNMFRQKPLETLIPQAYQKEVGLLVRLPLASGLLTGKFTAGHVFEEDDHRRFNENGEAFNVGETFAGLGFKKGVELADELKWIAEERQSMASAALRWILDQKEITCIIPGFKNIDQVKDNLGTLETEPFSEEELQTIQRFYQENVKDFIRGPY from the coding sequence ATGAAGTACCGTGAATTAGGAAATACCGGGATAAAGATCAGTGAAGTGAGTTTTGGGACATGGGCAATCGGTGGGTCGTGGGGCAAGACGAATGATGAAGAAGCGTTAAGATCACTGGAGTACGCGATTGACCAGGGTGTCAATTTCTTCGATACAGCCGATGTTTATGGGGATGGCCATAGTGAAGAGTTGTTGGCGAAGGCCACCAAAGGCAAGGAAGACCAGATTCATATCGCAACAAAGTTCTGCCGTCAGGGTGACATCTTCGATCCGAAAAACTACAGCTATGAAACAGTCAGGTCTTATTGCGAAGATAGTCTCCGCCGTTTGAACAGGGAAGCAATCGATTTGTATCAAATCCATTGCCCGGCTACTGAGATTCTGAGGGATGGCAGTGTGTTTGAAGTGCTCGACCGTCTTCAGGCAGAAGGGAAAATCCGTCACTATGGAGTCAGTGTCGAAACAGTGGAAGAAGGGCTGATCAGCCTCGAAAATCCAAACGTCAAAAGCCTGCAGATCATCTTTAATATGTTCCGCCAAAAGCCGCTGGAAACATTGATCCCACAGGCTTATCAAAAAGAGGTAGGACTGTTGGTGAGATTGCCGCTTGCAAGCGGGCTGCTGACTGGTAAATTTACGGCAGGGCATGTATTTGAAGAGGATGACCACCGCCGCTTCAATGAAAATGGAGAAGCCTTTAATGTCGGAGAAACATTTGCCGGCCTTGGGTTCAAGAAGGGCGTCGAACTGGCCGACGAGCTGAAATGGATTGCAGAAGAACGCCAATCGATGGCAAGTGCAGCGTTGCGCTGGATTCTTGACCAGAAAGAAATTACCTGCATCATTCCAGGATTTAAGAACATCGATCAAGTGAAGGATAATCTCGGAACATTGGAGACAGAACCATTCTCAGAAGAAGAACTGCAGACAATCCAGCGTTTTTATCAGGAGAATGTGAAAGATTTTATCAGAGGGCCTTACTGA